In one window of Campylobacter sp. DNA:
- a CDS encoding ShlB/FhaC/HecB family hemolysin secretion/activation protein, translated as MQPRGVKSVKLILVSIFIGLSLALKVLMATPADISGAINSEEQRIRSIRQGAEDPFITIRSEESPVSNATAEPKKAGICFKIYEIKLINAEAQNEQKSSADSKFNEADYESKNKDDLKTPAVNPKYGAGSGVIIYKPNDENLGRAKVKTPAKSIGPTSNSDHSVPPGFERILNSTLKELKFKSSDCLGGDEILALARAYNNKIISAGFITTSVSIPQQNISSGTLLLALHPGRIGEISLEPGSEAKNQRSIFTAFGGDKRGEILNLRDLEQAMENFNAASRSEAEISLSPSAKQGYSDINISKQQSLPLLFRLSADNLGSKSSGKYQGTAMLYGLNLLGLNESVFASYGRNFLRGDKKSLGDDSKSGRSANYYAGFSIPFGYFSLSFWQNRYTYDQIVPGAYELYTYSGSSVRRNLDLNYVYFRNQNSKNSLFFRIWQKKYKNYIQDYELSNQRKREGGYEAGLKSKVFFDNSSVEMMLSYLKSTGAFNALRAPDEDFGGGSSRYHLINAALNFKTRSSAIPLSYELELYARRASTHLSPIDRLNIGGYYSVRGFDSQMSLLGDSGFYIRNTLEYKYFKNNGVYLAFDVGKLSSKGKDYPSQGEMLSGGGVGLRGNISGSFGYDLLVAFPISKPENFKTDTPALNFSLSYDF; from the coding sequence TTGCAACCCCGCGGCGTTAAAAGCGTCAAGCTTATTCTGGTCTCTATCTTTATAGGCTTAAGCCTAGCTCTTAAAGTGTTAATGGCTACTCCTGCCGATATTTCTGGCGCCATAAATTCCGAAGAGCAAAGAATAAGATCAATTAGACAAGGCGCCGAGGATCCCTTCATAACGATACGCAGCGAAGAGTCTCCCGTTTCAAACGCAACCGCGGAGCCCAAGAAAGCAGGAATTTGCTTTAAAATTTATGAGATCAAACTGATTAACGCAGAAGCGCAAAACGAGCAGAAAAGTAGCGCGGATTCTAAATTTAACGAAGCGGATTACGAATCTAAAAACAAAGATGATCTGAAAACTCCAGCCGTCAACCCTAAATACGGTGCCGGCTCGGGCGTCATTATCTATAAACCGAATGATGAAAACTTGGGGCGCGCGAAAGTAAAAACTCCCGCTAAGTCCATTGGTCCTACCTCGAATTCCGACCATTCAGTTCCGCCGGGGTTTGAAAGAATTTTAAACTCAACTCTAAAAGAGCTTAAATTTAAAAGCAGCGATTGCTTGGGAGGCGATGAAATTTTAGCTCTGGCAAGAGCGTATAACAATAAAATCATATCCGCAGGCTTTATTACTACCTCCGTTTCCATCCCCCAGCAAAACATCTCCTCGGGCACCCTTCTTTTAGCTCTGCATCCAGGACGCATAGGCGAGATATCGCTTGAGCCCGGCTCTGAAGCTAAGAACCAAAGAAGTATCTTTACCGCATTCGGCGGCGATAAGAGGGGAGAGATTTTAAACTTAAGAGATCTGGAGCAGGCTATGGAAAATTTCAATGCCGCTTCAAGAAGCGAGGCGGAGATAAGCTTAAGCCCTTCCGCAAAGCAGGGCTACTCCGATATCAATATCTCTAAACAGCAAAGCTTGCCTCTGCTGTTTAGACTAAGCGCTGATAATCTGGGTTCCAAATCTAGCGGCAAATACCAAGGCACGGCTATGCTTTACGGCTTAAATTTACTTGGATTAAACGAGAGCGTATTTGCTTCTTACGGTAGAAATTTTTTAAGAGGAGATAAAAAATCTTTAGGGGATGATAGCAAAAGCGGCAGATCAGCTAACTACTACGCAGGCTTTAGTATACCTTTCGGATACTTCTCTCTATCTTTTTGGCAGAACAGATACACCTACGATCAAATAGTGCCTGGAGCGTATGAGCTTTATACCTATAGCGGAAGCAGCGTTAGAAGAAATTTGGATCTTAACTACGTATATTTTAGAAATCAAAACTCCAAAAATTCTCTGTTTTTTAGAATTTGGCAAAAAAAGTATAAAAACTATATACAAGATTATGAGCTTAGTAACCAAAGAAAACGTGAGGGCGGCTATGAAGCGGGGCTAAAATCCAAGGTATTTTTTGATAACTCTTCGGTGGAGATGATGCTTTCGTACCTAAAATCCACGGGGGCGTTTAACGCCCTAAGAGCGCCCGATGAAGACTTCGGCGGCGGGAGCTCAAGGTATCATTTGATAAACGCTGCGTTAAATTTTAAAACTAGATCCTCCGCTATCCCTTTAAGCTACGAGCTGGAACTTTACGCAAGAAGAGCCAGCACCCATCTTAGCCCTATAGATAGGCTAAATATCGGCGGATACTATAGCGTTAGAGGATTTGACTCTCAGATGAGCCTGCTTGGAGATAGCGGCTTTTATATAAGAAATACCTTGGAATATAAGTATTTTAAAAATAACGGCGTTTACCTGGCCTTTGATGTCGGTAAGCTTAGCTCTAAGGGAAAAGATTATCCCTCGCAGGGCGAAATGCTTAGCGGCGGGGGCGTAGGCCTTAGAGGAAATATTTCAGGCTCTTTTGGATATGATCTTTTGGTAGCTTTTCCTATTAGTAAACCGGAAAATTTTAAAACGGACACTCCTGCTTTAAATTTCTCTTTAAGCTACGACTTTTAA
- a CDS encoding response regulator: MRDLKVLTVDDDAINLKLLEVMLKKYGKFQTILQAKNGLDALAVLEVQPVDLILLDIVMPVMNGLEFLDNLHARESIAHIPVIVLTTDETAKREALNKGAYDFMTKPINDKDLHKKLDDVMNIIGD; this comes from the coding sequence ATGAGAGATTTGAAAGTTTTAACGGTTGATGACGACGCTATAAATTTAAAGCTACTTGAAGTTATGCTAAAAAAATACGGCAAATTCCAAACCATACTCCAAGCCAAAAACGGCTTGGACGCCCTTGCCGTACTCGAAGTTCAGCCCGTTGATTTGATTTTATTAGATATTGTAATGCCTGTGATGAATGGGCTGGAATTTTTAGATAATCTTCACGCTAGAGAAAGTATAGCTCATATCCCCGTCATCGTCCTTACGACGGACGAGACCGCTAAACGAGAGGCTTTAAATAAGGGTGCTTATGACTTTATGACAAAGCCCATCAACGATAAAGATCTTCACAAAAAACTAGACGACGTTATGAATATTATCGGCGATTAA
- a CDS encoding ATP-binding protein: MNLNTTSALRLVSGIPLLLIFAFASYFLFISLQDYARVGILQQQIAKNSNLAALVEQVDKERGITSAFLGSEGNPGMGTLLSGQRKKTDDALAKYKESKNISENVVKKTIFDIFAYGTGNDELLAAETDIDGLLDKLPQVRRDVDAQSKSFGELFSSYFQKFDDDVKTIQRVLREGLVSSNITVWTVSLLNTYEAMDATASERDYIIEYIIGSKAMNQAQLRTWASFNLSSSLPNYYFLPESDARAAILKILDGEEFQNALRETAKISATLQQEADEGHYSVPFQEWFASTTLKYKKLSEISEKINAELAAHADTYLAQRLRNLFIALGIWVLAAILVVFALGITRRLRQNVTDLGNVLSRIGDLTNQHEHIDVRTSEGVNKAYSLIEDALDLIAYQKGAAEDANKAKSIFLANMSHEIRTPLNGIIGFTELLKNTDLDEEKRDYVDTIEKSSENLLTIINNILDVSKIESNKVELEDILFNPIQDFESAVEIYVAKAAEKNIDILLYIDPTLVHHLYGDITKIKEVLINLMSNAVKFTPEHGTIVVEILREPSKAPGEAIVTFSVEDTGIGISEDKLANVFNAFSQADSTITRKYGGTGLGLTISSKYVAMMGGKLQVKSTVGKGTRFYFTLAFKETQKTDADAVFESIKGLNFALLADSADTMYNDIVKNYISKLGGKISIFNTNAQFRSAQNNNKYDALITRFKNYGEVSDILSMPTILTLKPKELQSISISNSKIFTLTEPFNLTKFVKTLDKISKSGIALSRSDFAPQTHEIKLDAEVEKPIVADEMIMEEPIVKERPIINKLDELRHATTSSADELRAILQSRRRTHDAKAHSAHKEEAVSKSSIAQELKKEAPKAEEPVIKPIDIEPMSDIKIEKTEPESPKIDIDIPEIVIPHAEKPKVEPSSTKDAQTDIDEPISLEIPDDFVGLKTHAAQTQAPKAETPSIDLSDIEIELPKIKKEEEEVKVEPAKIEIPKAKVETPKAEIEIPDIDIDLSDIKPSVKAQEPVKKVEIPSVEEEIPVAIKTEPEIPIAKASKPDTSSVSTHEDEISSVKLSEPEIPTEKIIESEPIAVEPEPVAIEPELKPIEPKLEEVKQEPSNIEFESITPVVEPAAQNIPAEEPSIEPEPVDIQKVEPATQNVHVEEPEIEPVSVKVEPVVISQPEEEEMVEVPVTVYEDEQQEETIMVEEDVEVEEEVEVPVERNPADENVPLVNRKYNAKILIAEDNEINQKLMKHTLNSFNMNLTIVENGLLALEARKANNDYDLIFMDISMPVMDGIESTKQIKQYEHENNLRHIPIVAVTANALKGDREKFMAAGLDEYCTKPIKKDILAQMLDNFIGDKRSDAAPAGGTTKKLVKKLVKRQVPKTVIKTVKVPKTIMKLVPKKSIVSDDVVKAKGARVPTKDILICKANIMESKIFASILKHQYKDVEIAGNFDQLISMAATGSYKLVLIDKKLAGLDLAALESLRRKASATKLVLFSNDNDENPLFSEVASYNITKSGLEKLAQKYI; this comes from the coding sequence ATGAATTTAAATACTACAAGTGCTTTGAGACTTGTTAGCGGTATCCCGCTACTTTTGATTTTCGCGTTTGCATCATATTTCTTGTTTATTTCCTTACAGGATTACGCCAGAGTTGGAATTTTGCAGCAGCAGATTGCTAAAAATAGCAATCTCGCGGCGTTAGTAGAGCAGGTAGATAAAGAGCGCGGTATCACTTCGGCGTTTTTGGGTAGCGAGGGAAACCCTGGTATGGGAACCCTTCTATCGGGTCAACGCAAAAAAACAGACGATGCGCTTGCAAAGTACAAAGAAAGCAAAAATATCAGTGAAAATGTCGTAAAAAAGACCATTTTTGATATTTTCGCTTACGGCACCGGTAATGACGAGCTTTTGGCTGCCGAGACCGATATAGACGGTTTATTAGACAAGCTTCCGCAGGTAAGAAGGGATGTCGATGCTCAAAGCAAAAGCTTCGGTGAGCTTTTCAGCTCATATTTTCAAAAATTCGACGATGATGTAAAAACAATCCAACGAGTGCTAAGAGAGGGTCTTGTAAGCTCAAATATTACCGTTTGGACGGTTTCATTGCTTAATACCTATGAGGCGATGGATGCCACTGCATCGGAGCGCGACTATATTATCGAATACATTATCGGTAGCAAGGCGATGAATCAGGCGCAGCTAAGGACTTGGGCTAGCTTCAACCTATCTAGTTCGCTTCCTAATTACTACTTCTTGCCGGAATCGGATGCTAGAGCCGCGATTTTAAAAATTCTAGACGGAGAGGAATTTCAAAACGCATTAAGAGAAACTGCTAAAATTTCAGCCACATTGCAGCAAGAAGCGGACGAAGGACACTATAGCGTACCTTTTCAAGAGTGGTTTGCCTCTACTACACTTAAATATAAAAAGCTAAGCGAAATTTCTGAAAAGATCAATGCTGAGCTTGCGGCGCATGCCGATACTTACCTAGCACAAAGACTAAGAAACCTATTTATCGCTCTTGGTATATGGGTTTTAGCGGCTATTTTGGTCGTTTTTGCCTTGGGTATTACAAGACGTTTAAGACAGAACGTTACCGACCTTGGCAACGTGCTTAGCCGAATCGGCGATTTGACGAATCAGCACGAGCATATCGACGTTAGGACTAGTGAGGGTGTTAACAAGGCATATTCGCTTATCGAGGACGCGCTCGATCTGATTGCATATCAAAAGGGCGCTGCGGAGGATGCCAACAAGGCAAAATCGATCTTCCTGGCCAATATGTCGCACGAGATCAGGACGCCGCTTAACGGCATCATCGGCTTTACGGAGCTTCTTAAAAATACCGATTTGGACGAGGAGAAGCGCGATTATGTTGATACTATCGAAAAATCGTCCGAAAACCTTCTAACGATCATTAATAACATTTTGGATGTCTCTAAGATCGAGAGCAATAAGGTCGAGCTTGAGGATATTTTATTCAATCCGATCCAAGACTTTGAAAGCGCCGTTGAAATTTACGTCGCAAAAGCCGCGGAGAAAAATATCGACATCCTACTCTACATCGATCCTACACTCGTGCACCATCTATACGGAGACATCACGAAGATCAAAGAGGTTCTTATCAACCTCATGTCAAATGCTGTCAAATTTACCCCTGAGCACGGCACTATCGTAGTTGAAATTTTAAGGGAGCCTAGCAAAGCTCCTGGAGAGGCGATCGTAACGTTTAGCGTAGAAGATACCGGCATTGGAATTTCTGAAGATAAGCTCGCAAATGTATTTAACGCCTTCTCTCAAGCTGACTCTACAATCACGCGCAAATATGGCGGAACAGGTCTTGGACTTACGATTTCATCGAAATACGTAGCGATGATGGGCGGTAAGCTTCAGGTCAAATCTACAGTAGGAAAGGGTACTAGATTTTATTTCACCCTTGCTTTCAAAGAGACACAAAAGACTGATGCGGACGCAGTATTTGAAAGTATCAAAGGACTAAATTTTGCGCTTTTAGCCGATAGCGCCGATACGATGTATAATGATATCGTTAAAAACTACATCAGCAAGCTAGGTGGTAAAATTTCGATATTTAATACGAACGCGCAGTTCCGCTCAGCGCAAAATAATAACAAATATGATGCTCTTATCACTAGATTTAAGAATTACGGCGAGGTTAGCGATATATTGAGTATGCCTACGATCTTAACTCTTAAGCCAAAAGAGCTTCAAAGTATTAGTATTTCAAATTCCAAAATTTTTACCCTTACAGAGCCTTTTAACTTAACTAAATTCGTTAAGACGCTAGATAAAATTTCAAAATCCGGAATTGCTCTAAGTAGATCGGATTTTGCTCCACAGACGCATGAGATTAAGCTGGATGCCGAGGTAGAAAAGCCTATCGTCGCTGATGAAATGATTATGGAAGAGCCAATAGTAAAAGAAAGACCTATCATCAACAAGCTCGATGAATTACGACATGCTACTACTTCGTCGGCAGACGAGCTACGCGCTATCTTGCAAAGCAGAAGACGTACGCATGATGCCAAGGCTCATTCTGCGCATAAAGAGGAGGCTGTTAGTAAGTCTAGTATCGCTCAAGAGCTCAAAAAAGAAGCTCCTAAAGCAGAAGAGCCGGTCATTAAGCCTATAGATATCGAGCCTATGAGTGATATTAAGATTGAAAAGACAGAGCCTGAATCACCAAAGATCGATATTGATATTCCTGAAATAGTAATCCCGCACGCAGAAAAGCCAAAAGTAGAGCCTTCAAGCACAAAGGATGCCCAGACCGATATCGATGAGCCTATATCTTTGGAAATTCCTGATGATTTTGTGGGGCTCAAAACACATGCGGCGCAGACCCAGGCTCCTAAAGCCGAAACTCCTAGCATTGATCTTTCCGATATCGAAATAGAGCTTCCTAAGATTAAGAAAGAGGAAGAAGAAGTAAAGGTTGAGCCTGCAAAAATAGAAATTCCAAAGGCTAAGGTTGAGACGCCTAAGGCTGAGATTGAAATTCCTGATATAGATATCGATCTTTCGGATATCAAACCGAGCGTCAAAGCGCAAGAGCCTGTTAAAAAGGTTGAAATTCCAAGCGTAGAAGAAGAAATTCCTGTAGCCATTAAAACCGAGCCTGAAATTCCTATCGCTAAAGCTTCGAAGCCTGATACTTCAAGTGTTTCTACTCATGAAGATGAAATTTCAAGTGTTAAACTTTCAGAACCTGAAATTCCAACTGAAAAGATAATCGAATCAGAACCTATCGCTGTTGAGCCAGAGCCGGTAGCAATTGAGCCCGAACTAAAACCTATAGAGCCAAAACTTGAAGAGGTTAAACAGGAGCCTTCAAATATCGAGTTTGAATCGATAACGCCAGTAGTAGAACCAGCGGCTCAAAATATTCCTGCCGAAGAGCCGAGTATTGAGCCGGAGCCTGTGGATATTCAAAAGGTAGAGCCTGCTACTCAAAACGTCCATGTCGAAGAGCCCGAGATCGAGCCTGTTAGCGTAAAAGTCGAACCGGTAGTTATCTCGCAGCCTGAGGAAGAGGAGATGGTCGAGGTGCCCGTTACCGTGTACGAAGACGAGCAGCAGGAAGAAACCATTATGGTCGAAGAGGATGTCGAAGTCGAAGAAGAGGTTGAAGTACCGGTAGAGCGAAATCCTGCCGACGAAAATGTACCTTTGGTCAATAGAAAATATAACGCCAAAATCCTTATTGCGGAGGATAATGAGATCAACCAAAAGCTTATGAAGCATACACTAAATAGCTTTAATATGAATTTAACGATAGTCGAAAACGGGCTTTTGGCGCTGGAAGCCAGAAAAGCCAATAACGACTATGATCTCATATTTATGGATATTTCGATGCCTGTTATGGACGGTATCGAATCTACAAAGCAGATCAAGCAATACGAACACGAGAATAATCTCCGCCACATCCCGATCGTGGCTGTTACTGCCAATGCGCTAAAGGGCGATAGAGAGAAATTTATGGCAGCAGGGCTTGACGAATACTGCACCAAGCCGATCAAAAAGGATATCTTAGCCCAAATGCTAGATAATTTTATCGGCGATAAACGATCCGATGCAGCGCCTGCCGGTGGAACTACAAAGAAGCTGGTTAAAAAGCTTGTAAAACGTCAGGTACCTAAGACGGTCATTAAAACTGTCAAAGTGCCAAAGACGATAATGAAGCTAGTTCCTAAAAAAAGCATAGTTTCTGATGACGTAGTGAAAGCTAAGGGTGCACGCGTGCCGACAAAAGATATACTTATATGTAAGGCAAACATTATGGAAAGTAAAATTTTTGCCAGCATATTAAAACACCAGTATAAAGACGTAGAAATTGCGGGCAATTTCGACCAGCTTATTTCTATGGCGGCTACGGGCAGCTATAAGCTTGTTTTGATTGATAAAAAGCTAGCGGGGCTAGATTTAGCGGCGTTAGAGAGCTTGCGCCGAAAAGCATCTGCGACCAAGCTAGTGCTGTTTTCTAACGACAACGATGAAAATCCACTATTTAGCGAAGTCGCTAGTTACAATATCACCAAGTCGGGTCTTGAGAAACTCGCACAAAAATATATATAA
- the uvrC gene encoding excinuclease ABC subunit UvrC — MLIEEIKSLPARPGVYQYFDAAGKLLYVGKAKILKNRVKSYFSFTPALAPSPRLSARIAKMISEAAHLEYIITPSESDALILENSFIKQLKPKYNILLRDDKTYPYIYVNLDDDFPRFEITRKIIKGRNIRYFGPYFHGAKEILQTLYMQFPLVQKKNCVKGKKACLFYQIGRCAAPCEDKISKQDYVRIVQSALAALKNPQKMVPQLLQRMARLAQSENFEEAAQIRDKIEILKQMNVKVEVDLAKLDDFEVFAIAARDGLVCAVHFSIREGKISASSSHIINCKAPSADDIANAYKQMILSAFPAAAPVACAKIYVYDEFDDADLVCEILSKRHERAFKIYAPKIGEKRKICEIAYQNCEINIKKHLKTHDYAFLQELKDYFDLTNLPVNIEVFDNSHMFGAAPVGAMISFQDGEFNKQNYRHKHLSSNNDYDQMREYLTSRALKFDELAAPDLWLIDGGTALLNLAEEIICSVGANVDIIAISKEKIDAKAHRAKGAAKDKICTKGGIFSLATDDKKLQFFQRLRDEAHRFAISFHQKSKRKLDLQSSKLLSLGVSKGSLKKLLDFYGDFESIYAASFDEIRSLTNIQTAEKILNNH; from the coding sequence TTGCTAATAGAGGAGATTAAGAGCCTGCCTGCCAGACCCGGCGTGTATCAATACTTCGACGCCGCGGGCAAGCTGCTATACGTTGGCAAGGCAAAAATTTTAAAAAATCGCGTCAAAAGCTACTTTTCTTTCACGCCCGCTCTCGCTCCGAGCCCGCGCTTAAGTGCGCGCATCGCAAAGATGATAAGCGAGGCGGCGCATTTAGAATACATCATAACGCCCAGCGAGAGCGACGCGCTGATACTAGAAAATTCCTTCATCAAGCAGCTAAAGCCCAAATACAACATCCTGCTTCGCGACGATAAGACCTATCCATATATTTACGTAAATTTAGACGACGACTTTCCGCGCTTTGAGATCACGCGAAAGATCATAAAGGGCAGAAACATCAGATATTTCGGCCCATATTTTCACGGCGCGAAGGAAATTTTACAGACGCTTTACATGCAGTTTCCGCTCGTGCAGAAGAAAAATTGCGTCAAGGGCAAAAAGGCCTGTTTGTTCTACCAGATCGGGCGTTGCGCCGCTCCGTGCGAGGATAAAATTTCAAAGCAGGATTACGTTCGTATCGTGCAGAGCGCGCTTGCCGCCCTAAAAAATCCGCAAAAGATGGTGCCGCAGCTTTTGCAGCGGATGGCGCGGCTCGCGCAGAGCGAAAATTTTGAAGAAGCCGCGCAGATCCGCGATAAGATTGAAATTTTAAAACAGATGAACGTAAAGGTAGAGGTCGATCTGGCAAAGCTCGATGATTTCGAGGTCTTTGCGATTGCCGCACGCGACGGGCTCGTCTGCGCCGTGCATTTTAGCATACGCGAGGGTAAAATTTCAGCTTCAAGCTCGCATATAATTAACTGCAAAGCCCCGAGCGCCGATGATATCGCAAACGCCTACAAGCAGATGATCTTAAGCGCCTTTCCTGCCGCAGCTCCCGTGGCGTGCGCTAAAATTTACGTCTACGACGAGTTTGACGATGCGGATCTGGTATGCGAAATTTTATCCAAGCGGCACGAAAGAGCGTTTAAAATTTATGCGCCGAAAATCGGCGAGAAGCGTAAAATTTGCGAGATCGCATACCAAAACTGCGAGATCAATATCAAAAAGCATCTAAAAACGCACGATTACGCGTTTTTGCAGGAGCTGAAGGATTATTTTGATCTTACGAATTTGCCGGTAAATATCGAAGTTTTCGACAATTCGCATATGTTCGGCGCCGCGCCCGTGGGAGCTATGATAAGCTTTCAAGACGGCGAGTTTAACAAGCAAAACTACCGCCACAAGCACCTTAGCTCAAATAACGACTACGATCAGATGCGCGAGTATCTAACTAGCCGCGCGCTTAAATTTGACGAGCTCGCAGCGCCCGATCTGTGGCTCATCGACGGCGGAACGGCTCTGCTAAACTTGGCAGAGGAAATAATTTGCAGCGTCGGAGCAAACGTCGATATAATCGCTATCTCTAAAGAAAAGATCGACGCTAAAGCCCACCGCGCAAAGGGGGCCGCGAAGGATAAAATTTGCACGAAGGGCGGGATTTTTTCGCTAGCAACGGATGATAAAAAATTGCAGTTTTTTCAGCGTCTGCGCGATGAAGCGCACCGCTTTGCGATCTCGTTTCACCAAAAGAGCAAACGCAAGCTCGATCTGCAAAGCTCAAAGCTGCTAAGCTTGGGCGTTAGCAAAGGAAGCCTGAAGAAGCTTTTGGACTTTTACGGCGATTTTGAGAGCATTTATGCGGCGAGCTTCGATGAGATCAGATCGCTTACGAATATCCAAACCGCCGAAAAAATTTTAAACAATCATTAA
- the guaA gene encoding glutamine-hydrolyzing GMP synthase produces MQTADILVLDFGSQYTQLIARRLREQGVYTELIAYDAPIDKIKAKNPKGLILSGGPASVYAKDAYFCDDRIFELGIPILGICYGMQLIAHKFGASVVPAGKKEYGKASLKLLRASRLFGGVEDNSTVWMSHSDKVESLPEGFEVMASSDESEWCVFGDETRKIYALQFHPEVCHSEFGDRILKNFAKEICGITSTWNMGSFAKEQMIKIKERVGSAKVLCAVSGGVDSSVVAALLAHAVPQGLIAVFVDNGLLRTGERKAVEEMFRLKLGVSLDVIDASELFLSRLKGVVDPEQKRKIIGATFIEVFSKEAAKHKNVKFLAQGTLYTDIIESSVAGSSKTIKSHHNVGGLPKDMKFELIEPLREIFKDEVRQLGLELGLSREVVFRHPFPGPGLAIRIMGEVNTPSLELLRKADVILRDELKSSGWYNKTWQAFCVLLNVHSVGVMGDNRTYENAVCIRVVDASDGMTASFSRLPYDLLENISRRIINEVDGINRVVYDISSKPPATIEWE; encoded by the coding sequence ATGCAGACGGCAGACATTTTAGTGTTGGACTTCGGCTCCCAATACACCCAGCTGATCGCTAGGCGCTTGCGCGAACAAGGCGTTTACACCGAGCTGATCGCATACGACGCACCGATCGATAAGATAAAAGCAAAAAACCCTAAAGGCCTTATTTTAAGCGGAGGACCCGCTAGCGTTTACGCCAAAGATGCGTATTTTTGCGACGATAGAATTTTTGAGCTTGGAATTCCAATTTTAGGTATCTGCTACGGCATGCAGCTCATCGCGCATAAATTTGGCGCCAGCGTCGTGCCTGCGGGTAAAAAAGAGTATGGCAAAGCCTCTTTGAAACTGCTTCGCGCTAGCAGGCTATTTGGCGGCGTGGAGGATAACTCTACTGTCTGGATGAGCCACTCGGACAAGGTCGAGAGCCTGCCGGAGGGCTTTGAGGTGATGGCAAGCTCGGATGAGAGCGAGTGGTGCGTATTTGGTGACGAGACCCGTAAAATTTACGCGCTACAGTTTCACCCCGAAGTCTGCCACAGCGAGTTCGGCGATAGAATTTTAAAAAATTTTGCCAAAGAGATCTGCGGAATAACCAGCACTTGGAATATGGGTAGCTTCGCCAAAGAGCAGATGATCAAAATAAAAGAGCGCGTAGGCAGCGCCAAAGTGCTTTGCGCGGTAAGCGGCGGCGTGGATAGTTCGGTCGTAGCAGCGCTTTTGGCGCATGCGGTGCCGCAGGGCCTAATAGCGGTTTTCGTCGACAACGGACTACTTCGCACGGGCGAGCGCAAGGCGGTAGAGGAGATGTTTAGGCTCAAACTCGGCGTGAGCTTAGACGTGATCGATGCCAGCGAGCTGTTTTTAAGCAGACTGAAAGGGGTGGTCGATCCCGAGCAAAAACGCAAAATCATCGGCGCGACCTTCATTGAAGTTTTCAGCAAAGAAGCGGCAAAACACAAAAACGTAAAATTTCTAGCTCAAGGCACGCTCTATACCGACATCATCGAAAGCTCGGTCGCAGGCTCAAGTAAGACGATCAAAAGCCATCACAACGTAGGCGGCCTGCCTAAGGATATGAAATTTGAACTGATCGAGCCTTTGCGCGAAATTTTTAAAGACGAAGTGCGCCAGCTAGGGCTTGAGCTAGGTCTTTCGCGCGAAGTCGTTTTCCGCCATCCATTCCCGGGGCCGGGCCTTGCGATCCGCATAATGGGCGAGGTAAATACGCCGAGCCTCGAGCTACTGCGCAAAGCCGACGTGATCCTACGCGACGAGCTAAAATCAAGCGGCTGGTACAACAAAACATGGCAGGCGTTTTGCGTACTACTAAACGTGCACTCCGTGGGCGTCATGGGCGATAACCGCACCTACGAAAACGCCGTGTGCATACGCGTAGTGGACGCTAGTGACGGAATGACGGCTAGCTTTTCGCGCCTGCCGTACGACTTGCTAGAAAACATCTCTCGCCGCATAATAAACGAAGTAGACGGCATCAACCGCGTAGTTTACGACATCTCGAGCAAACCGCCCGCAACGATAGAGTGGGAGTAA